One Panicum virgatum strain AP13 chromosome 3N, P.virgatum_v5, whole genome shotgun sequence DNA segment encodes these proteins:
- the LOC120667578 gene encoding WRKY transcription factor 71-like yields MTPYSSITDYLQGFLDPAGVGAHLDAPCRFGDDAVKQGMEAVPVRLVRHDGQAGQPVTPNSSVLSSSSCEAGGADEEPRRRCKAGRPEEEEEEEQEEEIDADEGSAADRNCKRSKDKKARGEKKPREPRVAFMTKSEVDHLEDGYRWRKYGQKPVKNSSYPRSYYRCTAARCGVKKRVERSHQDPSTVITTYEGQHTHPSPASVLIRCGGGGGAYGAPPRLGFRPDLRAMADDYAHAARMTPSSLVTPVGGPLPPTSLIHELRRSSSHLAAYGGVLDFIPSEMSNEHA; encoded by the exons ATGACGCCGTACTCGAGCATCACGGACTACCTGCAGGGCTTCCTGGACCCTGCGGGGGTGGGTGCGCACCTCGACGCGCCGTGCCGGTTCGGCGACGACGCCGTGAAGCAGGGAATGGAGGCGGTGCCGGTGCGGTTGGTCCGCCATGACGGCCAGGCCGGTCAGCCGGTCACGCCGAACTCGTCGGTGCTGTCGTCTTCCAGCTGCGAGGCAGGAGGTGCTGACGAGGAGCCGCGTCGCCGGTGCAAGGCAGGtaggccggaggaggaggaggaagaggagcaggaggaggagatcgATGCTGACGAGGGATCTGCCGCCGATCGGAACTGCAA GAGGAGCAAGGACAAGAAGGCGAGAGGCGAGAAGAAGCCGCGGGAGCCCCGCGTGGCGTTCATGACCAAGAGCGAGGTCGACCACCTCGAGGACGGCTACCGGTGGCGCAAGTACGGCCAGAAGCCCGTCAAGAACAGCTCGTACCCGAGGAGCTACTACcggtgcacggcggcgcggtgcgggGTGAAGAAGCGGGTGGAGCGGTCGCACCAGGACCCCTCCACGGTGATCACCACGTACGAGGGGCAGCACACGCACCCGAGCCCCGCGAGCGTCCTCatcaggtgcggcggcggcggcggggcctacggcgcgccgccgcggcttggCTTCCGCCCGGACCTGCGCGCGATGGCCGACGACTACGCTCACGCCGCGCGCATGACGCCGAGCAGCTTAGTAACTCCAGTCGGCGGTCCGCTCCCGCCGACGAGCCTTATTCACGAGCTCCGCCGTTCTTCTTCGCATCTGGCTGCGTACGGCGGCGTGCTGGACTTCATTCCGTCGGAGATGAGCAACGAGCATGCATGA
- the LOC120664495 gene encoding transcription initiation factor TFIID subunit 5-like gives MEDEEMEKKVQQYLQRKGFRLTELALQEERNRLTTSVVSDVTLARSDNDPGRYHDGYSRLRTWAYSSLDQYKHELLRVLYPVFIHCFMDLVAEGHMQEARSFFHKFREDHEVMHSRDLQKLEGVLSPSHLEEMELARSLRQNKFKIKLCEYSYELLLQYLQKTQALVVLGVINEHITFEVSPGQPSLISDDADVVALIGTSKDLAKQINQKEVHWGLLEDSVEERMEKALAESDKVEAESKDAGTEDNKKRNAEGGKQGASLKKSKKDKLVGATGKNVRTETSMVSVAPRVKAELTLPTTPVEVEQSILEDLRNRAQLNSVALPSVIFYTFLNTHNGLNCSSISQDGSLVVGGFSDSSVKVWDMSKIGQPAKTSSLQGENGSSQGERMSTIDEGKKTYTLFQGHSGPVYSAAFSPFGDFLLSSSSDSTIRLWSTKLNANLVCYKGHNYPVWDVQFSPVGHYFASASHDRTARIWSMDKIQPLRIMAGHLSDVDCVQWHVNCNYIATGSSDKTVRLWDVQSGECIRMFIGHRSMVLSLAMSPDGRYMASGDEDGTIMIWDLSTGRCVSPLLGHSSCVWTLAFSCEGALLASGSADCTVKLWDVASSTKALKTEDTKGSTANRLRLLKALPTKSTPVYSLRFSRRNLLFASGALSLDTS, from the exons atggaggaCGAGGAGATGGAGAAGAAAGTGCAGCAGTACCTGCAGCGCAAGGGGTTCCGCCTCACCGAGCTTGCGTTGCAGGAGGAGCGTAACCGCCTCACCACCTCCGTCGTCTCCGACGTCACGCTTGCCAG ATCTGACAATGATCCGGGAAGATACCATGATGGATATAGTAGACTAAGAACATGGGCATATAGTTCTCTTGATCAATACAAG CATGAATTACTCCGTGTCCTTTACCCAGTCTTTATCCATTGCTTCATGGATCTCGTGGCAGAGGGACATATGCAGGAAG CTCGGTCATTTTTCCATAAGTTTCGGGAAGATCATGAAGTAATGCATTCAAGGGATCTTCAGAAGCTGGAAGGTGTCCTCTCCCCTTCACATCTGGAG GAAATGGAACTGGCCCGATCTTTAAggcaaaataaatttaaaattaaattatGCGAG TATTCATATGAATTGCTTCTCCAGTATCTCCAGAAAACACAAGCCCTTGTTGTGCTTGGTGTAATCAATGAGCACATAACTTTTGAAG TATCTCCTGGGCAGCCCTCGTTAATTTCTGATGATGCGGACGTTGTTGCTCTGATTGGAACAAGTAAGGACTTGGCAAAGCAGATAAATCAGAAGGAAGTGCATTGGGGG TTGCTTGAAGATTCTGTTGAAGAGCGAATGGAGAAGGCACTAGCAGAATCTGATAAAGTTGAAGCTGAAAGCAAGGATGCTGGCACAGAAGATAACAAG AAAAGAAACGCAGAAGGTGGAAAGCAAGGTGCTTCTCTTAAGAAGAGCAAAAAGGATAAGCTTGTAGGTGCAACTGGAAAAAACGTCAGAACTGAAACAAGCATGGTTTCTGTGGCACCTCGTGTGAAAGCAGAGCTAACTCTGCCAACAAC GCCTGTCGAAGTTGAACAATCAATTCTTGAGGATCTGCGAAACCGTGCACAACTGAATAGTGTGGCATTGCCGTCTGTTATCTTCTACACATTCCTCAATACACATAATGG ATTAAACTGCTCATCGATATCACAAGATGGATCTTTGGTTGTGGGTGGGTTTTCTGATTCGTCAGTGAAG GTTTGGGATATGTCAAAGATTGGTCAACCAGCAAAAACAT CTAGTTTACAGGGGGAGAATGGATCTTCCCAGGGTGAACGCATGTCAACAATAGATGAGGGGAAAAAAACTTATACACTATTCCAAGGTCATTCTGGACCAGTTTATTCAGCGGCCTTTAGCCCGTTTGGGGATTTTCTCTTGTCATCATCTTCAGATTCAACAA TTAGACTTTGGAGTACCAAGCTGAACGCCAATCTTGTCTGCTACAAAGGACACAATTATCCAGTTTGGGATGTCCAA TTCAGCCCAGTTGGTCATTACTTTGCTAGTGCTTCACATGACAGGACTGCTAGAATCTGGTCAATGGATAAAATTCAGCCTTTGCGGATAATGGCTGGGCATCTTTCTGATGTTGAT TGTGTCCAGTGGCATGTAAACTGTAACTACATCGCCACTGGTTCTAGCGACAAAACTGTAAGACTATGGGATGTTCAGTCAGGTGAATGTATACGGATGTTTATTGGTCATAGGAGTATGGTTTTATCACTGGCAATGTCACCCGATGGACGATACATGGCCTCTGGAGATGAAGATGGGACCATCATGATATGGGATCTATCTACTGGTCGCTGTGTTTCACCACTACTAGGCCACAGCTCTTGTGTGTGGACACTTGCTTTCAG CTGTGAAGGGGCATTGCTTGCATCTGGATCAGCCGACTGTACTGTAAAACTATGGGATGTCGCTTCCAGCACAAAGGCCCTGAAGACAGAGGACAC CAAAGGCAGTACAGCTAACCGACTGAGGTTGCTTAAAGCTCTCCCTACAAAATCAACTCCTGTTTATAGCCTGCGG TTCTCTCGGCGGAACCTTCTATTTGCATCCGGTGCTCTCTCGCTGGACACGTCGTAA
- the LOC120664494 gene encoding serine carboxypeptidase-like 50: protein MAPASPLLVLVLLAVTAPLSADAGVALVFPDEALPTKSGYLPIPPANASLFFAFYEATHPFTPPASTPLLLWLQGGPGCSGLVGNFFELGPYFVNPDSVSLSPNPFAWNRRFRLLFIDSPLGTGFSAAPAPADIPTNQSVVAAHILAALQSFLALDPGFRARPFFLTGESYAGKYIPAAGAHILDVNPTLPEALRVNLRGVAIGNGLTHPVAQVATHADAAYFSGLINARQKRELEALQAEAVALTRAERWREAADARGRVLSRLQNMTGLATLYDAAKQRPYRTDPVGAFLNRPEAKAALGARGDAAWEECSDAVGAAMHADVMRSVVPQVESLLRRTRVLLYQGIRDLRDGVVSTEAWLGEVRWDGLAAFLDADRAVWRTRDGDLAGYVQRSGALSHVVVYGAGHLVPADNGRAAQEMIEDWVLGTGLFGSRGGNGRRRAA from the coding sequence ATGGCTCCGGCAAGTCCTctgctcgtcctcgtcctcctcgccgtAACTGCCCCGCTCTCGGCTGATGCGGGGGTGGCACTGGTGTTCCCCGATGAAGCGCTCCCGACCAAGTCGGGCTACCTCCCCATCCCGCCCGCCAACGCCTCGCTCTTCTTCGCCTTCTACGAGGCCACCCACCCGttcacgccgccggcctccacgcCGCTCCTCCTCTGGCTGCAGGgcgggcccggctgctccggccTCGTGGGCAACTTCTTCGAGCTCGGCCCCTACTTCGTCAACCCCGACAGCGTCTCCCTCTCGCCCAACCCCTTCGCGTGGAACCGCCGCTTCAGGCTCCTCTTCATCGACAGCCCGCTCGGCACCGGGTtcagcgccgcgccggcccccgCCGACATCCCCACCAACCAGTCCGTCGTCGCCGCGCACATCCTCGCGGCGCTGCAGTCGTTCCTCGCCCTCGATCCCGGCTTCCGCGCGCGGCCGTTCTTCCTCACCGGGGAGAGCTATGCCGGCAAATACATCCCCGCGGCGGGGGCGCACATCCTGGACGTGAACCCGACGCTGCCGGAGGCGCTTCGGGTCAACCTCCGCGGCGTGGCCATCGGCAACGGACTCACGCACCCCGTCGCGCAGGTGGCCACGCACGCGGACGCGGCCTACTTCTCGGGCCTCATCAACGCGCGGCAGAAGCGGGAGCTGGAGGCGCTgcaggcggaggcggtggcgctgaCGCGCGCGGAGCGGTggcgcgaggcggcggacgCGCGGGGCCGGGTGCTGTCGCGGCTGCAGAACATGACCGGCCTGGCCACGCTGTACGACGCGGCGAAGCAGCGGCCGTACCGGACGGACCCCGTGGGCGCGTTCCTGAACCGGCCGGAGGCCAAGGCGGCGCTGGGCGCGCGCGGGGACGCGGCGTGGGAGGAGTGCAGCGACGCGGTGGGCGCGGCGATGCACGCGGACGTGATGAGGAGCGTGGTGCCGCAGGTGGAGTCGCTGCTGCGGCGCACGCGCGTGCTGCTGTACCAGGGCATCCGCGACCTCAGGGACGGCGTCGTGTCCACGGAGGCGTGGCTCGGCGAGGTGCGCTGGGACGGGCTGGCCGCCTTCCTCGACGCCGACCGCGCCGTGTGGCGGACGCGCGACGGGGACCTCGCGGGGTACGTGCAGCGCTCCGGCGCGCTCTCGCACGTGGTGGTGTACGGGGCCGGGCACCTGGTGCCGGCGGAcaacggccgcgccgcgcaggaGATGATCGAGGACTGGGTGCTGGGCACGGGGCTGTTCGGGAGCCGCGGAGGCAACGGCAGGAGGCGCGCAGCCTGA